One genomic window of Halobellus limi includes the following:
- a CDS encoding thiamine pyrophosphate-dependent enzyme, whose protein sequence is MSDRESDIRVPPATGDDGGGEVRYLSQSDLSVPTHQIVAPDGSYDAEAIPDLDDGELLDLYRWMVTDRVFSRRMVNIQRRGELGTFGSTRGQEASIIGSAFTLRPEDWLYVGRAWTPMFMRGASMTDMILFWRGIEEGQEAFAKHNSQIAISIGSHLPLVAGIAWGMHLDDADAVATAYLGDGATSTGAAHEGINLAGSLGLPALFFCQNNGYAISMPYGKQSGANTIAQKALAYGIDAIRVDGQDVLAVYDAVQSARERVKDGEPVFVESVTYRLDAHTTSDDPTRYREDEEVEHWEAHDPIERYREFLKSEGLWSEIDHDAIVEEIDAEFDEALAAANEMEERAVSEMFAHLYDELPPELARQLAEFEELLERRPEMYDYIEQRPKG, encoded by the coding sequence ATGAGCGATAGAGAGTCAGACATACGAGTACCGCCGGCTACGGGCGACGACGGCGGTGGCGAGGTGCGGTACCTCTCGCAGTCGGACCTGTCGGTACCCACCCACCAGATCGTCGCCCCGGACGGATCGTACGACGCGGAGGCGATCCCGGACCTCGACGACGGGGAGCTTCTGGACCTGTATCGGTGGATGGTGACCGACCGGGTGTTCTCCCGGCGGATGGTGAACATCCAGCGGCGGGGCGAACTCGGCACGTTCGGATCCACCCGCGGTCAGGAGGCGAGCATCATCGGGAGCGCGTTCACGCTCCGGCCCGAGGACTGGTTGTACGTCGGCCGCGCGTGGACGCCGATGTTTATGCGCGGCGCGTCGATGACGGACATGATCCTGTTCTGGCGGGGGATCGAAGAGGGACAGGAGGCCTTCGCGAAGCACAACTCCCAGATCGCGATCTCGATCGGATCGCACCTCCCGCTCGTGGCGGGCATCGCCTGGGGGATGCACCTGGACGACGCCGACGCCGTCGCGACCGCGTACCTCGGCGACGGCGCGACGAGCACCGGCGCGGCCCACGAGGGGATCAACCTCGCGGGCTCGCTCGGCCTGCCGGCGCTCTTCTTCTGTCAGAACAACGGGTACGCCATCTCGATGCCGTACGGGAAACAGAGCGGCGCGAACACGATCGCCCAGAAGGCGCTGGCCTACGGCATCGACGCGATCCGGGTCGACGGCCAGGACGTCCTCGCCGTCTACGACGCCGTCCAGTCCGCGCGCGAACGCGTGAAGGACGGCGAACCGGTGTTCGTCGAGTCGGTCACGTACCGTCTCGACGCGCACACGACGAGCGACGACCCCACCCGCTACCGGGAGGACGAAGAGGTCGAACACTGGGAGGCCCACGACCCGATCGAGCGCTACCGGGAGTTCCTGAAGTCGGAGGGCCTGTGGTCCGAGATCGATCACGACGCGATCGTCGAGGAGATCGACGCCGAGTTCGACGAGGCGCTCGCGGCCGCCAACGAGATGGAAGAGCGGGCCGTCTCGGAGATGTTCGCGCACCTCTACGACGAACTGCCGCCGGAACTCGCCCGCCAACTGGCGGAGTTCGAAGAGCTCCTCGAACGGCGCCCCGAGATGTACGACTACATCGAACAGCGACCGAAGGGATGA
- a CDS encoding alpha-ketoacid dehydrogenase subunit beta translates to MQATIVQAVNDALHTEMERDDRVVVFGEDVAESGGVFRATDELLEEFGSKRVVDTPLSEIAIVGGAAGMAMYGYRPVAEIQFSGFLPPAFDQLVTNASRIRWRTRGELSAPMVVRMPYGAGVRALEHHSESLEGAYGHIPGLQVVVPSTPADTKGLLTAAIRDPDPVLFMEPKRIYRSIREEIPEGEHEVPIGEAAIRSEGEDVTVVAWGAMMPPTLEAVEHGSVDAEVIDLRSISPMDTETVVESVKKTGRCVVVHEGPRTLGVGSEIVARINDEALMYLESPVERVTGFDTPVPLLSMEDFYFPHPPRILDGIEAALSD, encoded by the coding sequence ATGCAGGCAACCATCGTACAGGCGGTCAACGACGCACTGCACACCGAGATGGAGCGCGACGACCGGGTCGTCGTCTTCGGCGAGGACGTCGCCGAGAGCGGCGGGGTCTTCCGCGCCACCGACGAACTCCTCGAGGAGTTCGGGAGCAAGCGCGTGGTCGACACGCCGCTGTCGGAGATCGCGATCGTCGGCGGCGCGGCCGGGATGGCGATGTACGGCTACCGGCCGGTCGCGGAGATCCAGTTCTCGGGCTTCCTCCCGCCGGCGTTCGACCAGCTCGTCACGAACGCGAGCCGGATCCGCTGGCGCACCCGCGGCGAACTGAGCGCGCCGATGGTCGTCCGGATGCCCTACGGCGCGGGCGTCCGGGCGCTGGAACACCACTCCGAGAGCTTAGAGGGCGCGTACGGGCACATCCCCGGCCTCCAGGTCGTCGTCCCGAGCACGCCCGCGGACACGAAGGGACTGCTCACCGCGGCGATCCGCGATCCCGACCCGGTGCTGTTTATGGAACCGAAGCGGATCTACCGCTCCATCAGGGAAGAGATCCCCGAGGGAGAACACGAAGTCCCGATCGGCGAGGCCGCGATCCGAAGCGAGGGCGAGGACGTCACGGTCGTCGCGTGGGGGGCGATGATGCCGCCGACGCTGGAGGCGGTCGAGCACGGGAGCGTCGACGCCGAGGTGATCGACCTCCGCTCGATCTCGCCGATGGACACCGAGACGGTCGTCGAGTCGGTGAAGAAGACCGGTCGCTGCGTCGTCGTCCACGAGGGACCGCGGACGCTCGGGGTCGGCAGCGAGATCGTCGCCCGCATCAACGACGAGGCGCTGATGTACCTCGAATCCCCGGTCGAGCGCGTCACTGGCTTCGACACGCCGGTTCCGCTGCTGTCGATGGAGGACTTCTACTTCCCGCACCCGCCGCGGATCCTCGACGGTATCGAGGCGGCGCTCTCGGACTGA
- a CDS encoding 2-oxo acid dehydrogenase subunit E2 produces MVERTFELPDLGEGIAEGELVSWLVEEGESVVEDQVIAEVETDKALVEIPSPQEGTIARLHYDEGEIVPVDAVFVTFDVAGGEDDAAEAAADAEEGSLESAATSDAAPADAERDEAAETEDEAETAASADAEEGESVDAPVPSGRVFAAPSTRSLARELGVDLAAVEGSGPGGRVTGADVRAHAGDGPSAVPEDGTAAAAATTGTTADGTEAAASAASASAGASDAPAPETEDRGVESAAAAAVAGSTADRDRTLAMPATRRLAGELGVDLDSVPASEEREGEPFVTPEDVRRFAAGGSADAAAASPERTAGSEASTVSAGEADGAVGADAVGDSGAQSASGGRTESGDADAEARSGERVPYRGVRRTIGEQMAESKYTAPHVSHHDEFDATELVELRKELAAIAEDDGVKLTYLPLVVKAVTTALQEYPYLNSSLDEENEEIILHDEYNVGIAVSTDAGLMVPVIEDADEKGLKQLAEEIRDLAERARNRKIKPEEMRGGTFTITNIGVIGGEFSSPIINHPEAAIFAMGPIKERPWVVDGDVVARETMRFSMSVDHRLVDGADAAQFSNRVKELLVDPTRLLLE; encoded by the coding sequence ATGGTAGAACGAACCTTCGAGTTGCCGGACCTCGGCGAGGGGATCGCCGAGGGGGAACTCGTCTCGTGGCTCGTCGAGGAGGGGGAGTCGGTCGTCGAGGATCAGGTCATCGCCGAGGTCGAGACCGACAAGGCGCTCGTCGAGATTCCGAGCCCACAGGAGGGGACGATCGCGCGACTGCACTACGACGAGGGGGAGATCGTTCCGGTCGACGCGGTCTTCGTGACGTTCGACGTCGCCGGCGGAGAGGACGACGCCGCCGAGGCAGCGGCGGACGCCGAAGAGGGATCTCTGGAGTCGGCCGCGACGTCCGACGCCGCACCTGCGGACGCCGAGCGCGACGAGGCAGCGGAGACCGAGGACGAGGCGGAGACGGCGGCATCGGCCGACGCCGAGGAGGGCGAATCCGTCGACGCCCCCGTTCCCTCGGGACGCGTGTTCGCCGCGCCGAGCACACGTTCGCTCGCCAGGGAACTCGGCGTCGACCTCGCCGCCGTCGAGGGTTCGGGACCGGGCGGTCGCGTGACCGGGGCCGACGTCAGAGCCCACGCCGGTGACGGACCGTCCGCCGTCCCGGAAGACGGGACCGCTGCTGCCGCTGCGACGACGGGGACGACCGCCGACGGGACCGAAGCAGCCGCCAGCGCCGCGTCGGCGTCAGCCGGCGCGTCGGACGCGCCAGCTCCGGAGACCGAGGACCGCGGGGTTGAGTCCGCGGCTGCGGCGGCCGTAGCCGGGAGCACCGCCGACCGCGATCGCACGCTCGCGATGCCGGCGACGCGACGACTCGCCGGGGAACTCGGCGTCGACCTCGATTCGGTGCCCGCGAGCGAGGAACGCGAGGGGGAGCCGTTCGTGACGCCCGAGGACGTCCGGCGGTTCGCGGCCGGCGGCTCGGCGGATGCGGCCGCGGCGTCGCCCGAGAGGACGGCTGGATCGGAGGCGTCGACCGTCTCCGCCGGCGAGGCCGACGGAGCTGTCGGGGCGGACGCGGTCGGCGACAGCGGGGCGCAGAGCGCCTCGGGCGGCCGGACGGAGTCCGGCGACGCCGACGCCGAAGCGCGCTCCGGCGAGCGCGTCCCCTACCGCGGCGTCCGTCGGACGATCGGCGAGCAGATGGCCGAGTCGAAGTACACCGCCCCGCACGTCTCTCACCACGACGAGTTCGACGCGACCGAACTCGTCGAGTTGCGGAAGGAACTCGCCGCGATCGCCGAGGACGACGGCGTGAAGCTCACGTACCTGCCGCTCGTCGTGAAAGCGGTCACGACGGCGTTGCAGGAGTACCCCTACCTCAACTCCAGTCTCGACGAGGAGAACGAGGAGATAATCCTCCACGACGAGTACAACGTCGGGATCGCGGTCTCGACCGACGCGGGACTGATGGTCCCGGTGATCGAAGACGCCGACGAGAAGGGGCTCAAGCAGTTGGCAGAGGAGATTCGTGACCTCGCCGAGCGCGCCCGAAACCGCAAGATCAAGCCCGAGGAGATGCGGGGCGGGACGTTCACGATCACGAACATCGGCGTGATCGGCGGCGAGTTCTCCTCTCCGATCATCAACCACCCCGAGGCGGCCATCTTCGCGATGGGGCCGATCAAGGAGCGCCCGTGGGTCGTCGACGGCGACGTCGTCGCCCGCGAGACGATGCGCTTCTCGATGTCGGTCGATCACCGGCTGGTCGACGGCGCCGACGCCGCCCAGTTCTCCAACCGCGTGAAGGAACTGCTCGTCGACCCGACGCGGCTGCTGCTGGAGTGA
- the lpdA gene encoding dihydrolipoyl dehydrogenase — MVMGDIATATDLLVIGAGPGGYVAAIRGAQKGLDTTLVEKDAYGGACLNRGCIPSKAFIHGADVVHDAATAEDLGIHADPAVDMSRMQEWKSGVVDQLTGGVEKLCKANGVSLLEGTASFEDEHTARIAHGGEGQGMETVEFEHAVVATGSRPIQIPGFDFADDPVLSSEDLLDMESLPDRLVVVGAGYIGMELSTMLAKLGTDVTVVEMLDDVLPGYESDVQRTVRSRAEDLGIEFNFGEGATGWEETGDGIVVATETEDGETAEYLGDAVLVAVGRQPVTDTLELESIGLEPDENGFLATDDRARTDVENVFAVGDVAGEPMLAHKASAEGIVAAEVAAGEPAALDQQAIPAAVFTDPEIATVGMTETEAEDEGFDPVVGEMPLRASGRALSMGESDGFVRIVADEASGIVLGGQLVGPNASELVAEVALAVEMSATLEDVAGTVHTHPTLAEAVMEAAENAQGQAIHTLNR; from the coding sequence ATGGTAATGGGCGACATCGCCACGGCGACGGACCTGCTCGTGATCGGCGCGGGCCCCGGCGGCTACGTGGCTGCGATTCGCGGCGCACAGAAGGGTCTCGACACGACGCTCGTCGAGAAGGACGCCTACGGCGGGGCGTGTCTGAACCGGGGCTGCATCCCCTCGAAGGCGTTCATCCACGGCGCGGACGTCGTCCACGACGCCGCCACCGCCGAGGACCTCGGCATCCACGCCGACCCGGCGGTGGATATGAGCCGGATGCAGGAGTGGAAGTCGGGCGTCGTCGACCAGTTGACCGGCGGCGTCGAGAAGCTCTGTAAGGCCAACGGCGTCTCGCTCCTGGAGGGGACCGCGTCCTTCGAGGACGAGCACACCGCGCGCATCGCCCACGGCGGCGAGGGGCAGGGGATGGAGACCGTCGAGTTCGAGCACGCGGTGGTCGCGACGGGGTCGCGACCGATCCAGATCCCCGGGTTCGACTTCGCCGACGATCCCGTGCTGTCCTCGGAGGACCTCCTCGATATGGAGTCGCTGCCGGACCGACTCGTCGTCGTCGGCGCGGGCTACATCGGGATGGAGCTGTCGACGATGCTCGCGAAGCTCGGAACCGACGTCACCGTCGTGGAGATGCTCGACGACGTCCTGCCGGGCTACGAGTCGGACGTCCAGCGGACGGTCCGCTCGCGCGCGGAGGACCTCGGTATCGAGTTCAACTTCGGCGAGGGCGCGACCGGGTGGGAGGAGACCGGCGACGGAATCGTGGTCGCGACCGAGACCGAGGACGGCGAGACAGCGGAGTACCTCGGCGACGCGGTCCTCGTCGCGGTCGGTCGACAGCCCGTCACCGACACGCTCGAACTGGAGAGCATCGGGCTCGAACCCGACGAGAACGGCTTTCTCGCGACCGACGACCGCGCGCGAACCGACGTCGAGAACGTCTTCGCGGTCGGCGACGTCGCCGGCGAACCGATGCTCGCGCACAAGGCCAGCGCCGAGGGGATCGTCGCCGCGGAGGTCGCCGCGGGCGAACCCGCCGCCCTCGATCAGCAGGCGATCCCCGCGGCGGTGTTCACCGACCCGGAGATCGCGACCGTCGGGATGACCGAGACGGAGGCCGAGGACGAGGGATTCGACCCGGTCGTCGGCGAGATGCCGTTGCGTGCGAGCGGCCGCGCGCTGTCGATGGGCGAGTCCGACGGCTTCGTCCGGATCGTCGCCGACGAGGCGAGCGGGATCGTCCTCGGCGGCCAGCTCGTCGGCCCGAACGCGTCCGAACTCGTCGCGGAGGTCGCCCTCGCGGTCGAGATGAGCGCCACCCTCGAAGACGTCGCCGGGACCGTCCACACGCACCCGACACTCGCGGAGGCCGTGATGGAGGCCGCAGAGAACGCCCAGGGACAGGCGATTCACACGCTGAACCGCTGA
- a CDS encoding D-2-hydroxyacid dehydrogenase gives MTRERTIRRVGIHDWGTHPCPPEHLRELLEERAEVDCEVEVCETDEVGAFDGVVTLFHHDEFLDAVEWVHNIRSGYEDFPLDAYRERGVAMTNSTGVAGDLVGETVTGLVLTLAKGLHRFRDRQHEREWERLPWRRPFEVSGSTACVVGLGELGGSAATRLGVLGMDVEGVDVRPVSGLGLGRVYDPARIETAVADARFVVLTTPLTDATRGLVDRSVFEAMREDAYLVNVSRGEIVVEEDLVDALESAEIAGAALDVFYDEPLPESSPFWEMENVVVTPHAAAQAATYGDRIADLVATNVGRLNDGGTPWNQVV, from the coding sequence ATGACCCGAGAACGGACGATTCGACGCGTCGGCATCCACGACTGGGGGACGCACCCGTGCCCGCCCGAACACCTCCGGGAGCTGCTCGAAGAGCGCGCGGAGGTCGACTGCGAGGTCGAGGTGTGCGAGACCGACGAGGTCGGAGCGTTCGACGGCGTCGTCACGCTGTTTCACCACGACGAGTTCCTCGACGCCGTCGAGTGGGTCCACAACATCCGCTCGGGATACGAGGACTTCCCGCTCGACGCCTACCGAGAGCGCGGCGTGGCGATGACCAACAGCACCGGCGTCGCCGGCGACCTCGTCGGCGAAACCGTCACCGGTCTGGTCCTGACGCTCGCGAAGGGGCTCCACCGGTTTCGGGACCGACAGCACGAACGCGAGTGGGAGCGACTCCCCTGGCGACGACCCTTCGAGGTGAGCGGCTCGACCGCCTGCGTGGTCGGCCTCGGCGAACTCGGCGGGAGCGCCGCGACCAGGCTCGGCGTGCTCGGGATGGACGTCGAGGGCGTCGACGTCCGGCCCGTCTCCGGGCTCGGCCTCGGTCGGGTGTACGACCCCGCCCGGATCGAAACCGCCGTCGCCGACGCCCGGTTCGTCGTGCTCACGACCCCGCTGACGGACGCGACGCGTGGCCTCGTCGACCGATCGGTGTTCGAGGCGATGCGCGAGGACGCCTACCTCGTCAACGTCAGCCGCGGCGAAATCGTCGTCGAAGAGGACCTCGTTGACGCCCTGGAGTCTGCGGAAATCGCCGGTGCCGCGCTGGACGTCTTCTACGACGAACCGCTCCCCGAGTCGTCGCCGTTCTGGGAGATGGAGAACGTCGTCGTCACCCCACACGCCGCGGCACAGGCGGCCACCTACGGCGACCGGATCGCCGACCTCGTCGCGACCAACGTGGGCCGTCTCAACGACGGCGGGACCCCGTGGAACCAGGTGGTCTGA
- a CDS encoding IclR family transcriptional regulator: MEQPGQKPNTPVKTAQTTFRIVETLKSLDGATVTELADRLDIAKSSAHNYLRTLEHEGYVVERNGEYEVGLRFLDLGGYARSRERLYDIAIPEMERVAEATGEYANLLVEEHGLGVFLARERGADAVSLDSYTGQSVRLHTTALGKTILAYLPRERVEAIIDRHGLPAMTERTITERNELFDALEEIRQRECAYDREERIKGLNCVAVPILYDDDIAGALSVSGPVSRMGHDRIEDEVLPELRRAANIIELNQAHS, encoded by the coding sequence ATGGAACAACCGGGGCAGAAACCGAACACGCCGGTCAAGACGGCGCAGACGACGTTCCGGATCGTGGAGACGCTCAAATCGCTCGACGGCGCGACGGTCACCGAGCTCGCGGACCGACTCGACATCGCGAAGAGCAGCGCTCACAACTACCTCCGGACGCTCGAACACGAGGGCTACGTGGTCGAGAGAAACGGCGAGTACGAGGTCGGGTTGCGATTTCTCGACCTCGGCGGGTACGCCCGCTCGCGAGAGCGCCTCTACGACATCGCGATCCCGGAGATGGAGCGGGTCGCCGAGGCCACGGGCGAGTACGCCAACCTCCTGGTCGAAGAGCACGGACTCGGTGTGTTCCTCGCGCGCGAGCGCGGTGCCGACGCCGTGAGCCTCGACTCGTACACGGGACAGTCGGTCAGACTGCACACCACCGCGCTCGGAAAGACGATCCTGGCGTACCTCCCGCGCGAGCGCGTCGAGGCGATCATCGACCGTCACGGCCTCCCGGCGATGACCGAACGGACGATCACGGAGCGAAACGAACTGTTCGACGCCCTCGAAGAGATCAGACAGCGCGAGTGCGCCTACGACAGGGAAGAGCGGATCAAGGGCCTCAACTGCGTCGCCGTTCCGATACTGTACGACGACGACATCGCCGGTGCACTGAGCGTCTCGGGACCGGTGAGTCGGATGGGACACGACCGGATCGAGGACGAAGTCCTGCCGGAACTCCGCCGGGCGGCGAACATCATCGAACTCAATCAGGCGCATTCCTGA
- a CDS encoding DUF3237 domain-containing protein, which yields MADDSWQTDDPNLELGLERVMELEIDVESPIEIGQTGDGQRRIIPILGGTVSGEIEGTVLEAGADYQLYRDRRPTELVAKYAFETIDGDRVYVENRGMRVADPETKARLREGKPVEPEDVYFCSVPEFETAAPELEWLTESVFVAAGTRQPTGVRLAVYRVV from the coding sequence ATGGCAGACGACAGCTGGCAGACGGACGACCCGAACCTCGAACTCGGCCTCGAACGCGTGATGGAACTGGAGATCGACGTCGAATCCCCGATCGAGATCGGACAGACCGGCGACGGACAGCGGCGCATCATCCCGATTCTGGGCGGCACAGTCTCGGGCGAGATCGAGGGAACGGTGCTCGAAGCCGGCGCGGACTACCAGCTCTATCGGGACCGACGGCCGACCGAACTCGTCGCCAAGTACGCCTTCGAGACGATCGACGGGGACCGCGTCTACGTCGAGAACCGGGGGATGCGCGTCGCCGATCCCGAGACGAAGGCACGGCTCCGCGAGGGGAAACCGGTCGAACCCGAAGACGTCTACTTCTGTTCGGTCCCGGAGTTCGAGACCGCCGCTCCGGAGTTGGAGTGGCTCACAGAGAGCGTCTTCGTCGCGGCCGGCACCCGCCAGCCGACCGGAGTCCGCCTCGCCGTGTACCGAGTGGTGTAA
- the mvaD gene encoding phosphomevalonate decarboxylase MvaD gives MKATAKAHPIQGLIKYHGMRDEERRLPYHDSISVCTAPSHTKTTVEFLPGGGEDVYRIGGDRVEGRGAERIDAVVEHVRELAGFDHAVRLESENSFPSNIGFGSSSSGFAAAAMALAEAAGLDQTRPEVSTIARRGSSSAARAVTGAFSQLYSGMNDEDCRSERIETDLEDDLRIVAAHVPAYKETEEAHREAAESHMFQARMAHVHHQIDAMRDALYEADFDRAFELAEHDSLSLTATTMTGPAGWVYWQPDTIAVFNAVRELREERDIPVYFSTDTGASVYVNTTAAHVDAVQAAVGDVGVDTDVWEVGGPAAILPESDALF, from the coding sequence ATGAAAGCGACAGCGAAGGCCCACCCGATTCAGGGGCTCATCAAGTACCACGGTATGCGCGACGAGGAGCGGCGACTTCCGTACCACGACAGTATCAGCGTCTGTACCGCGCCCAGTCACACGAAGACGACCGTCGAGTTCCTGCCCGGGGGAGGAGAGGACGTCTACCGCATCGGCGGCGACCGCGTCGAGGGTCGCGGCGCGGAGCGGATCGACGCCGTCGTCGAGCACGTCCGCGAACTCGCCGGCTTCGATCACGCAGTCCGGCTCGAATCGGAGAACTCGTTCCCGTCGAACATCGGGTTCGGTTCTTCCTCCTCCGGCTTCGCCGCGGCGGCGATGGCGCTCGCGGAGGCCGCCGGACTCGATCAAACCCGTCCGGAGGTCTCGACGATCGCCCGCCGGGGGTCCTCCTCGGCCGCCCGCGCGGTCACGGGCGCGTTCTCACAGCTCTACTCCGGGATGAACGACGAGGACTGTCGCTCCGAGCGCATCGAGACCGACCTCGAAGACGACCTCCGAATCGTCGCCGCGCACGTCCCCGCGTACAAGGAGACCGAAGAGGCGCACCGCGAGGCGGCGGAGAGCCACATGTTCCAGGCGCGGATGGCACACGTCCACCACCAGATCGACGCGATGCGGGACGCGCTCTACGAGGCCGACTTCGATCGCGCGTTCGAGTTGGCCGAACACGACTCGCTGTCGCTGACGGCGACGACGATGACCGGACCGGCCGGGTGGGTCTACTGGCAGCCGGACACGATCGCCGTCTTCAACGCCGTCCGAGAGCTTCGCGAAGAGAGGGACATTCCGGTGTACTTCTCGACTGATACCGGCGCGAGCGTCTACGTGAACACGACCGCGGCCCACGTCGACGCGGTGCAGGCGGCGGTCGGGGACGTCGGCGTCGACACGGACGTGTGGGAGGTCGGCGGACCCGCAGCGATCCTCCCCGAGTCCGACGCGCTGTTTTAA
- a CDS encoding DoxX family protein, whose translation MIPDISTTVLQLDAGSSGIAFLLGRVLFGAVLAFMGLNHFMNVDGMAGYAEAKGLPAPRLAVLFSGGMLLFGGLGVAVGAYPALAAGAIALFLLVSTPTMHDFWAVPEEQQQSEMTNFLKNVALLGGALVFLALSGTAWPYAVGIGL comes from the coding sequence ATGATACCTGATATCTCCACGACGGTACTGCAACTGGACGCCGGATCGAGCGGCATCGCGTTCCTCCTCGGGCGCGTGCTCTTCGGGGCGGTCCTGGCGTTCATGGGACTGAACCACTTTATGAACGTCGACGGAATGGCCGGGTACGCGGAGGCGAAGGGGCTCCCCGCGCCGCGGCTGGCGGTCCTCTTCAGCGGCGGGATGCTCCTGTTCGGCGGCCTCGGTGTCGCCGTCGGCGCGTATCCCGCCCTGGCTGCCGGTGCCATCGCCCTGTTCCTGCTCGTGTCGACGCCGACGATGCACGACTTCTGGGCGGTCCCCGAAGAGCAACAGCAGTCGGAGATGACGAACTTCCTGAAGAACGTCGCGCTGCTCGGCGGCGCGCTGGTCTTCCTCGCGCTCTCGGGGACCGCGTGGCCGTACGCGGTCGGAATCGGGTTATAA
- a CDS encoding COG1361 S-layer family protein encodes MKRKLLVILIVASLLASAVPATGYLTSNPDIRTVAQNPTLQPGGVNEVDFKLVNDPDGPDDDTRTARNVRVRPRDTGRIDVETNELYVQSLADGVPAERSLRLNVPSDLESGTYRIPLRLTYEYDNGAGSAVERQRTIYLPVRVEPGPRFSVVDTSSTATVNGQGTLEVTLQNVGDSAARDSTVSLSSSSPDVTLGAGQSSARYVDAWERGENRTFEFETRLGESAKPGNYSLSAQVDFEKTSGTTGSSASLDVPLRALPEMTFAVSDVDGSLRVGETGTLTGTVTNTGPMAADDAVVTFQDPGPTVTPIETSVAVGSLAPGESSEFAFDVEVTSSGSSGPRQFDLGVRYYDQDDRQRQSDPLPTRADVGSETPEFDVDPVNATFTAGSGDEFSVTVTNTREHAVTDVSAKIYADSPLSTSDDEAFVDRLEPGESREVVFQLSAGGGATAKTYPVKMDFQYDDDDGDTIVSDTYQVPVEVTESTDGGLPIVPIVAVALVVLAAGGFLYYRRRG; translated from the coding sequence ATGAAACGCAAACTGCTCGTGATCTTGATCGTCGCATCGCTCCTGGCAAGCGCCGTCCCTGCCACCGGATACCTCACCTCCAACCCCGACATCAGGACCGTCGCGCAGAACCCGACGCTCCAACCGGGTGGCGTCAACGAGGTCGACTTCAAGTTGGTGAACGATCCGGACGGCCCCGACGACGACACGCGGACGGCGCGAAACGTCCGCGTTCGCCCCCGCGACACCGGCCGGATCGACGTCGAGACCAACGAACTGTACGTCCAGTCGCTGGCTGACGGCGTCCCCGCCGAACGCTCGCTCCGGTTGAACGTCCCCTCGGACCTCGAGAGCGGAACGTACCGCATCCCGCTGCGTCTCACCTACGAGTACGACAACGGGGCGGGCAGCGCAGTCGAACGACAGCGCACGATCTATCTCCCGGTCCGCGTCGAACCGGGTCCGCGCTTCTCCGTCGTCGACACCAGTTCGACGGCGACCGTGAACGGCCAGGGAACGCTCGAGGTGACCCTGCAGAACGTCGGGGACTCGGCGGCCAGAGACTCGACGGTCTCGCTCTCCTCGTCGTCGCCGGACGTCACGCTCGGAGCCGGTCAGTCGAGCGCGCGGTACGTCGACGCCTGGGAACGCGGCGAGAACCGGACCTTCGAGTTCGAGACCCGACTCGGCGAGAGCGCGAAGCCCGGGAACTACTCGCTGAGCGCTCAGGTCGACTTCGAGAAGACGAGCGGGACGACCGGATCGAGCGCCAGCCTCGACGTGCCGCTCAGGGCGCTCCCCGAAATGACGTTTGCCGTCTCGGACGTGGACGGTTCGCTCCGGGTCGGTGAGACCGGAACGCTGACCGGGACGGTCACCAACACCGGGCCGATGGCCGCCGACGACGCCGTCGTGACGTTCCAGGACCCGGGGCCGACGGTCACGCCCATCGAGACGTCGGTCGCGGTCGGATCGCTCGCGCCGGGTGAGTCCTCCGAGTTCGCCTTCGACGTCGAGGTGACGAGCAGCGGGAGTTCGGGCCCCCGGCAGTTCGATCTCGGCGTCCGGTACTACGATCAGGACGACAGACAGCGGCAGTCTGACCCGCTCCCGACGCGCGCCGACGTCGGTTCGGAGACCCCCGAGTTCGACGTCGACCCGGTGAACGCGACGTTCACTGCCGGTTCGGGCGACGAGTTCAGCGTCACTGTCACGAACACGCGCGAGCACGCCGTGACCGACGTCTCCGCGAAGATCTACGCCGATTCGCCGCTCTCGACGTCCGACGACGAGGCGTTCGTCGATCGCCTCGAACCCGGTGAGTCCAGGGAGGTCGTCTTCCAGCTCAGCGCCGGCGGTGGCGCGACCGCGAAGACCTACCCGGTGAAGATGGACTTCCAGTACGACGACGACGACGGCGACACCATCGTCTCCGACACGTATCAGGTTCCCGTGGAGGTGACCGAGAGCACCGACGGCGGGCTTCCGATCGTGCCGATCGTCGCCGTCGCTCTGGTCGTCTTGGCCGCCGGCGGGTTCCTCTACTACCGTCGCCGGGGCTGA